A stretch of Candidatus Marsarchaeota archaeon DNA encodes these proteins:
- a CDS encoding Glu/Leu/Phe/Val dehydrogenase, with protein MAEELNPFKIAQQQLDEAAKVMDLDEQAHAILREPMRTLVVNIPVRMDSGETKVFTGFRVQYNDARGPVKGGIRFHPQESLDTVKALAAWMTWKTSLANIPYGGAKGGVICDTKGMSMRELEALSRGYIRAIGKFIGPQVDIPAPDVYTTPQIMAWMMDEYSNIVRYDAFGTITGKPLEVWGSEGRNDSTAMGGMYVMREAAKNLGIDLKKAKIAVQGFGNAGMFAYTLSKKLFGSNVVAISDSRGAIYDANGLDLAKLEKAKKESGSVQGYEGGTKMTNEQLLESDVDILIPAAIENQVTGSNADKIKAKLVLELANGPVTPEADSILHEKGVLDLPDFLVNSGGVIGSYFEWVQNIGGYYWGADEVYQKLDKIITKSFADTMAVRKEYEAKGSRITPRTAAYIIAIGRVASAMKARGWY; from the coding sequence GATGCGCACACTTGTTGTCAACATACCAGTTAGGATGGACAGCGGAGAGACAAAGGTGTTCACTGGATTCAGGGTGCAGTACAACGACGCCCGCGGGCCAGTGAAGGGCGGTATAAGATTCCACCCGCAGGAGAGCCTCGATACCGTCAAGGCGCTCGCTGCATGGATGACTTGGAAGACGAGCCTGGCCAACATACCATACGGCGGCGCGAAAGGCGGCGTAATATGCGACACGAAGGGCATGAGCATGCGCGAACTCGAAGCGCTCTCGCGCGGCTACATTCGCGCGATCGGCAAGTTCATAGGCCCGCAGGTCGACATACCGGCGCCAGACGTGTATACGACGCCGCAGATTATGGCCTGGATGATGGATGAGTACAGCAATATTGTCAGGTATGACGCCTTCGGCACAATAACGGGCAAGCCGCTTGAGGTTTGGGGATCTGAAGGCAGGAACGATTCTACGGCCATGGGCGGCATGTACGTCATGCGCGAGGCCGCGAAGAACCTTGGCATAGACCTGAAAAAGGCAAAAATAGCCGTGCAGGGATTCGGCAACGCAGGCATGTTCGCGTACACCTTGTCCAAGAAGCTCTTTGGCTCCAACGTAGTCGCGATAAGCGATTCGAGGGGCGCGATTTATGATGCAAACGGCCTTGACCTGGCGAAGCTCGAGAAGGCGAAGAAGGAGAGCGGCAGCGTGCAGGGCTATGAGGGCGGCACAAAGATGACAAACGAGCAGCTCCTTGAGAGCGACGTCGACATCCTCATACCGGCCGCGATAGAGAACCAGGTAACCGGGAGCAACGCCGACAAGATAAAGGCCAAGCTCGTGCTTGAGCTGGCCAACGGTCCGGTTACGCCAGAGGCCGACAGCATACTCCACGAGAAGGGAGTGCTCGACCTGCCTGATTTCCTGGTCAATTCAGGAGGCGTGATAGGCTCGTACTTCGAATGGGTCCAGAACATAGGCGGCTATTACTGGGGCGCAGACGAGGTGTACCAGAAGCTTGACAAGATAATAACCAAGTCGTTCGCAGACACGATGGCTGTCAGGAAGGAATATGAGGCAAAAGGCAGCAGGATAACACCCAGGACCGCAGCCTACATAATAGCAATAGGCAGGGTGGCGAGCGCGATGAAGGCGCGCGGCTGGTACTGA
- a CDS encoding DUF429 domain-containing protein, which translates to MLFVGIDLAWSPRNNTGIALIKGDENGGRLASAGIGVSDDSLVDYVRKGVGKASALVAVDAPLIVRNNSGRRPADTLVSELFRKYDAGAYPANRARLGAWSNGKVRGEELVAGLERIGFSHNPYIKRFERTRKVFEVYPHPAMVVIFGLDHILRYKSKPNRASGFRVKEFAKYEALLKGLSKADPRLEVGDGLLLGRKLGGLSHVAMKRHEDTLDAVFCAYTAYYYWAHPEKCAVLGDMKNGYIVTPVKESMRGMQKELFL; encoded by the coding sequence GTGCTCTTCGTCGGAATAGATCTTGCGTGGTCGCCAAGGAACAATACGGGCATAGCGCTCATAAAGGGCGACGAGAATGGCGGCAGACTCGCCAGCGCAGGCATAGGGGTGTCTGATGATTCTCTTGTCGACTATGTGCGCAAGGGCGTCGGCAAGGCAAGCGCGCTTGTGGCCGTCGATGCGCCGCTCATAGTGCGCAACAATTCCGGCAGGAGGCCAGCCGACACGCTCGTCAGCGAGCTGTTCAGGAAATATGATGCCGGCGCATATCCGGCGAACCGCGCGCGCCTGGGCGCATGGTCAAATGGCAAGGTACGCGGCGAGGAGCTTGTCGCAGGCCTCGAACGCATCGGCTTCTCCCACAATCCATATATCAAGCGCTTCGAGCGCACGAGGAAGGTGTTCGAAGTGTATCCACATCCGGCCATGGTGGTTATATTCGGCTTGGACCACATACTCAGATACAAATCCAAGCCGAACAGGGCTTCTGGGTTCCGCGTCAAGGAATTTGCCAAGTATGAAGCGCTGCTCAAGGGCCTCTCAAAGGCGGATCCGCGGCTCGAAGTGGGCGACGGGCTGCTGCTGGGGAGGAAGCTCGGCGGCCTTAGTCATGTTGCGATGAAGCGCCACGAGGACACGCTTGATGCAGTGTTCTGCGCTTATACTGCCTATTACTATTGGGCGCATCCTGAAAAATGTGCAGTACTGGGCGACATGAAAAACGGCTACATAGTAACGCCTGTCAAGGAGTCAATGCGCGGCATGCAGAAAGAGCTATTCCTGTAA
- a CDS encoding AAA family ATPase, translating to MQTLNDLLVESKIFANREVLSPHFTPRKLVFREKEINSIERALAPSLNGERGRNLFVYGRTGTGKTTCTKYVINEIEGIPNTHARISYVNCRVYNTRFRVLNKIISDHMPTYAKRGYGTVDLYEKLANWIEEDSKILVVALDEIDVVKDLDDLVYTLTRINSDIRAGGVTIIGVSNKVSFKEDLDPRSLSTLYESELVFSPYYSNEIYAIIKERAKDGFKPNVVSDDILHYIAAAAAKEGGDARFSLKVLSKAGELAEENSGEKVSMENAEHAVKVAENDVVYDLIVSLPEHQKLVLYSIVMLAESGGSYKKLTDGVDTYLFSGEVYNRYKSIAEGLHRGPKSERWYRNYIAELEMQGLIVSFDSGKGIRGHTKLIKLLYPSKKTRSVLEKDIFGTGEQHKSDQPADGNGNAEV from the coding sequence ATGCAGACGCTCAACGATCTCCTTGTCGAGTCAAAAATATTCGCTAACAGGGAGGTGCTATCGCCGCACTTCACCCCACGCAAGCTCGTTTTCAGAGAGAAGGAGATCAATTCTATAGAGAGGGCGCTGGCGCCGTCGCTCAATGGGGAGCGCGGGCGCAACCTGTTCGTCTACGGCCGCACAGGTACGGGTAAGACCACGTGCACTAAGTACGTGATAAACGAGATAGAAGGTATACCTAACACGCACGCGCGCATCTCTTACGTGAACTGCAGGGTATACAACACCCGCTTCAGGGTGCTCAACAAGATAATAAGCGACCATATGCCTACGTACGCCAAGCGCGGCTACGGAACCGTCGACCTGTACGAGAAGCTGGCCAACTGGATAGAGGAAGACAGCAAGATACTCGTAGTGGCGCTCGATGAGATAGACGTTGTCAAGGACCTCGACGACCTCGTTTACACGCTGACAAGGATAAACAGCGACATACGCGCGGGCGGCGTCACCATAATAGGCGTGTCAAACAAGGTATCGTTCAAGGAGGACCTTGACCCGAGGAGCCTGTCGACGCTGTACGAATCGGAGCTCGTGTTCTCGCCCTACTACTCGAACGAGATCTACGCGATAATAAAGGAGCGCGCGAAGGACGGCTTCAAGCCAAATGTGGTGAGCGACGACATATTGCACTACATCGCAGCGGCGGCTGCCAAGGAGGGAGGCGACGCTAGGTTCTCGCTCAAGGTGCTGTCCAAGGCAGGGGAGCTGGCAGAAGAGAACTCCGGCGAAAAGGTGAGCATGGAGAACGCGGAGCACGCCGTCAAGGTCGCAGAGAACGATGTGGTTTATGACCTCATAGTGTCGCTGCCCGAGCACCAGAAGCTCGTTCTTTACTCCATAGTGATGCTTGCGGAGAGCGGCGGCTCCTACAAAAAGCTTACTGACGGCGTAGACACGTACCTGTTCAGCGGCGAGGTATACAACCGCTACAAGTCGATAGCAGAAGGGCTGCACAGGGGGCCCAAAAGCGAACGCTGGTACAGGAACTACATAGCAGAGTTGGAAATGCAGGGGCTCATAGTGTCGTTCGACTCCGGCAAGGGCATACGCGGCCACACCAAGCTCATAAAGCTGCTTTATCCTAGCAAGAAGACTAGAAGCGTGCTCGAGAAGGACATATTCGGTACGGGTGAGCAGCACAAATCTGACCAGCCGGCTGACGGCAACGGCAATGCCGAGGTGTAA
- a CDS encoding translation initiation factor eIF-1A: MSFYRRRPRVEEPAHELRLPGNGQVLGKVVKISGASKFVVQCSDGNERVCSIPGRLRRRFWIRENDVVIVMPWVVQSNERGDIVWKYSIMDVGRLRDRKLI; encoded by the coding sequence ATGTCGTTCTACAGGAGAAGGCCGAGGGTCGAAGAGCCGGCGCATGAGCTCAGGCTGCCGGGAAATGGCCAGGTGCTAGGCAAGGTCGTCAAGATATCTGGCGCGTCGAAGTTCGTTGTACAGTGCAGCGACGGCAACGAGCGCGTCTGCTCCATACCAGGAAGGCTGAGGAGGCGCTTCTGGATAAGGGAGAACGACGTCGTGATAGTGATGCCATGGGTAGTGCAGAGCAACGAGCGCGGCGATATAGTGTGGAAGTACAGCATCATGGACGTCGGAAGGCTCAGGGACCGCAAGCTTATATGA
- a CDS encoding translation initiation factor IF-2 subunit beta has product MGDEEYNALLDRAFSKLPSLAAEHSDFVIPTVDSIVQGAKTIIRNISAIADKARRNVGDISRYLSKELSVPVNMEEQRLVLNGRFSTDDLNARMKRYFEVYVICRECHKPDTHLEGASRGMFYLVCEACGARYGVKNY; this is encoded by the coding sequence TTGGGCGACGAAGAGTACAATGCACTTTTAGACAGGGCATTTTCGAAACTGCCGAGCCTGGCCGCCGAGCATTCTGACTTCGTGATACCTACCGTCGACTCGATAGTGCAGGGCGCGAAGACGATAATAAGGAACATATCCGCTATAGCGGACAAGGCCCGCAGGAACGTGGGCGACATAAGCAGGTACCTGAGCAAGGAGCTCAGCGTGCCGGTCAACATGGAGGAGCAGAGGCTCGTGCTGAACGGCAGGTTCAGCACCGATGACCTCAACGCCAGAATGAAGCGCTACTTCGAGGTTTACGTCATATGCAGGGAGTGCCACAAGCCGGACACGCACCTCGAGGGAGCGAGCCGCGGCATGTTCTATCTCGTGTGCGAGGCGTGCGGCGCGCGCTATGGAGTCAAGAACTATTGA
- a CDS encoding S-methyl-5'-thioinosine phosphorylase yields the protein MAEQKAEIGIIGGSGLYSLLDNGEELELETRFGKPSDSIAIGELAGRKVAFLPRHGSKHTIPPHKVPYRANIEAMSQLGVERIISESAVGSLRASFMPGDFVFPDQFINLSHGRDETFFDGGSEPVTHVSTAKPYCDEMRQFAITAGDATNVKYHNAGTVIVISGPRFSTKAESKFFRSIGGDIVNMTQYPEIALARERGMCFLGISVITDYDSGVEENRDIGPVSFNDVGARMNASMGKMKALITEIVRTLPEKRSCSCKDALADAAVKA from the coding sequence ATGGCGGAGCAGAAAGCCGAGATAGGCATCATAGGAGGTTCCGGCTTGTACTCGCTGCTCGACAACGGCGAAGAGCTGGAACTGGAAACAAGGTTTGGCAAGCCCAGCGACAGCATAGCCATAGGCGAGCTTGCGGGGAGGAAGGTGGCGTTCCTGCCGAGGCACGGCAGCAAGCATACCATTCCGCCGCACAAGGTGCCATACAGGGCCAACATCGAGGCCATGAGCCAGCTGGGTGTTGAGCGCATAATATCAGAATCTGCGGTGGGTTCGCTGCGCGCGAGCTTTATGCCCGGCGACTTCGTCTTCCCCGACCAGTTCATCAATCTCAGCCATGGCCGAGACGAAACTTTCTTCGACGGCGGCTCTGAACCGGTGACGCACGTGAGCACAGCGAAACCTTACTGCGACGAGATGCGGCAGTTCGCCATAACCGCAGGCGATGCCACCAACGTGAAGTACCACAATGCAGGCACGGTCATAGTCATCAGCGGCCCGCGCTTCTCTACGAAGGCGGAATCGAAATTCTTCAGAAGCATAGGCGGCGACATAGTTAACATGACGCAGTATCCAGAAATAGCGCTGGCGAGGGAGCGGGGCATGTGCTTCCTAGGCATATCGGTAATAACTGATTACGATTCCGGAGTAGAAGAGAACAGGGACATAGGGCCCGTAAGTTTCAATGACGTGGGCGCAAGGATGAATGCCAGCATGGGCAAGATGAAGGCGCTGATTACAGAGATAGTCAGGACCCTGCCGGAGAAGCGCTCATGCAGCTGCAAGGACGCTCTGGCGGATGCAGCCGTAAAAGCGTAA
- a CDS encoding Rpp14/Pop5 family protein, producing the protein MMREKRRYVLVETSTPVRGDQDEFKKRLYISLMDCAGQLGYHRINPHVIGFVGSDMFILRASLEGTPSMVAALAMVKSVAGSEMAFYTLKSSGTLRALRDYAKTLGRESAPGTAARQ; encoded by the coding sequence ATGATGCGTGAGAAGAGGCGCTACGTGCTGGTTGAGACAAGCACTCCTGTGCGCGGCGATCAGGACGAGTTCAAGAAGAGGCTCTACATAAGCCTGATGGACTGCGCGGGCCAGCTTGGCTACCACCGCATAAACCCGCACGTCATAGGATTCGTCGGCAGCGACATGTTCATATTGAGGGCGAGCCTTGAGGGAACGCCAAGCATGGTAGCGGCGCTCGCCATGGTGAAGAGCGTGGCCGGCAGCGAGATGGCGTTCTACACGCTGAAGAGCTCGGGCACGCTCAGGGCGCTGCGGGACTACGCCAAGACCCTCGGGCGCGAGAGCGCACCGGGCACGGCCGCCCGGCAATAA
- a CDS encoding archaeal proteasome endopeptidase complex subunit alpha, translating to MYPNIQAYDRGVMFSPEGRLFQVEYAKEAVRRGATSIGIVADTGIVFVAHKNITEPLIIPSTVQKIFKVDSFIGATYSGLVSDGLHVVNLMRNKTQMHRMVYDETESVEAVAREISEEMQMATQYGGLRPYAISLLIGGIDTEKRLYEVEPGASFSGYKADAIGSGKRIAEDTLAKEFKDDMEVNDAINLGVGIIKKINEKKLTSDNVDISVLTKEKGYSSFSQKEITGYL from the coding sequence ATGTATCCTAACATACAGGCTTATGACAGGGGCGTGATGTTCAGCCCAGAAGGCAGGCTCTTCCAGGTAGAATACGCAAAGGAGGCTGTGCGCAGGGGCGCCACATCGATAGGCATAGTGGCCGACACCGGCATAGTGTTCGTGGCGCACAAGAACATAACCGAACCTCTCATAATACCAAGCACCGTGCAGAAGATATTCAAGGTAGACTCGTTCATAGGCGCAACGTACAGCGGACTGGTGTCCGATGGGCTGCACGTCGTCAACCTGATGAGGAACAAGACCCAGATGCACAGGATGGTCTATGACGAAACGGAATCTGTTGAGGCAGTGGCAAGGGAGATATCTGAGGAGATGCAGATGGCCACGCAATATGGAGGCCTGAGGCCGTACGCCATATCGCTGCTCATAGGCGGCATAGACACAGAAAAGCGCCTCTACGAGGTGGAGCCCGGCGCGTCGTTCTCTGGCTACAAGGCCGATGCGATAGGCTCCGGGAAGCGCATAGCTGAAGATACGCTCGCCAAGGAGTTCAAGGATGACATGGAAGTGAACGATGCAATAAACCTGGGCGTCGGCATCATAAAGAAGATCAACGAGAAGAAGCTAACGTCAGACAACGTCGACATTTCAGTGTTAACCAAGGAGAAAGGCTATTCCAGCTTCTCTCAGAAGGAAATAACAGGCTATCTCTGA